A portion of the Bdellovibrionales bacterium genome contains these proteins:
- a CDS encoding radical SAM protein yields the protein MNVPIKTAEYEHLDELPPISGAAYGPFTSRLLGPVLGINFFNEKKVCSFDCPYCELGRTTIRMNQLKRELPFSPPEQLILEIRNKLKEFSQSSFSKLLISGNGEPTLYPHLPEIIDLLITARDEYFGKLPIALMTNGVHLDNRRTLECLDKLDEVLVKLDAGNESVFKLVNNPIVRAHLPKVISGTRKLKSFTIQSFFVRGIIDNTKDAMIDEWIEVVGMMKPEKIYLYTLKHTPPIKGLIKADEDTLYTIASKLKRRTQIEALVFP from the coding sequence ATGAATGTTCCCATAAAGACAGCTGAATACGAACATCTTGATGAGTTGCCACCCATTTCGGGGGCCGCTTACGGCCCTTTTACTAGTCGACTTCTGGGCCCAGTGCTAGGAATCAATTTTTTCAACGAAAAAAAAGTGTGCTCCTTTGATTGCCCCTATTGCGAACTTGGGCGTACGACTATTCGAATGAATCAATTGAAAAGGGAATTGCCTTTTTCACCACCTGAGCAGTTAATTTTGGAAATCCGCAATAAGTTAAAAGAATTTTCTCAGTCCTCCTTCAGTAAACTGCTTATTTCAGGAAATGGAGAACCCACTTTATATCCCCATTTGCCAGAGATTATCGATCTCCTGATCACCGCAAGAGACGAATATTTTGGAAAATTACCTATCGCCCTTATGACTAACGGAGTCCACCTTGACAATCGCAGAACATTGGAATGTCTAGATAAATTGGACGAAGTATTGGTGAAACTTGACGCAGGAAATGAATCCGTCTTTAAGTTGGTAAATAATCCCATCGTCAGAGCTCATCTCCCAAAGGTCATTTCTGGAACCCGCAAGCTGAAATCATTTACTATACAGTCATTTTTTGTTCGGGGAATTATCGATAATACTAAAGATGCCATGATTGATGAATGGATTGAGGTTGTCGGTATGATGAAACCTGAAAAAATTTACCTTTATACTTTAAAACACACTCCTCCAATCAAAGGGCTGATTAAGGCCGATGAAGACACACTTTACACGATAGCCTCAAAACTCAAGCGGCGCACTCAAATCGAGGCACTCGTATTTCCCTGA